GCGTGCTCAATTTTTAAGTACCCGTTGAGCTGACCCTTTGGAGTCTCATTGAGGAGGAACCTGTTATCCTCTGGGTCGTAGAATGAAACGCTGTAATTCACGCCCTTTCCGGCGTTGGTCGTCACGCGAAGAACACCTGCTGAGGGAAGCACAAAACCTCTCTCCTGGCTTACAATGCCAGAGGTCGATGTCCTGAGGGCCTTCTCCTGGAGCGGAAATGAAAGGAGGGTGAAGAGCAGCAGGGCCAGGAGGAACGCTTTTATGAGCCTCACGAAACATCCCTCCACTCGCTCAGAACGAGCGTGAGTGATAGAACGACCAGCGGGAGCAGCAGGCCGGCGTAGAACGTCGTGTTGAAGAAAACGCTCAGCTTCTCTCCGGGATCCCAGAACACGGCGTGCGCCTTTACGAGTCCGTCGTTCAAAATCCTTGGGGGCAGGAAGTCCCAGTCAAGAATCTCCGGGATGTACATTACGGTAATTCCCCCCAGGATCGACGCGAACGTGCCGGGGCTCAGGAGAGCTATTAGGGACGACAGGGCCGACACGTACAGGGATGCTTCAAGCCAGTACATGAGGTGTGTAAGCAGATATCGCTGACCGAGCATTCCCTCCTTAATCATGCCGGGGCTGTCTCCGTAGGCGTAGATGTAGGCAACAAAAGCCGCACTGAAGGCTGAGAGGAAAAGGACGGTGAAGACCGTAATGAACTTTGCCAGGATAGCCTCGTAGTTCCTGATGGGAAGGGAGTAAACGCTCTTTGCAACCCTCGTGTCCCTGTCGTAGCGGATGGTAAGGGATGCAAGGAGAACGCCGGTAATGGCGAAGATTGCGGAGGACTTATCGGAGAGTCCAGGAAAAAGCATGGCCGTCCCCGCGGCCGCCTGCCCCCTGGCCATCTCCAGCCCCATGGGCATCACGTTCGCGTTAATGCTGAAAAGATTGGTGTAGAACGTCACCGCGAGCAGGATGAAGCTGAAAACAAATATGAGGGCCACGTAGGGGTCCTCCAATTCCCACTTCAGCTGTTCTTTGACGCGTCCCATTCGCTCACCTCCGCCTGAGCAGGATTGGGGTAATCCCAACGACTAAGGCGAGAACGAGGAGCTTGAGCTCCACTCCCTTGTCGGTGTCCAGCGGTGAAGCGCTGGAGGATGATTGATCACTTGAAGTTGAGGATGTTGGAGTAATCGCAGGCACACTGCTCGTCGTTTGCTCCTGTTTGATTTTTTCGAGGGTCAGCGTTACGCTGGCGTTCGCCCCGGCTTTCAGGTAAACTCCAGCACTCGCGTTCTCGTAGCCCTCCAGCGACGCAGTGACAACGTAGTGGCCGGGAGTTAGGGTTAGCCTGCAGGGACTGGCGCAGGTCTGATTCGTGACGCTAACCCTTGCCCCAGCCGGCTCTGTGTCAACAACCAGAACTGGGAGGCGCTTTAGGGCCACCTTTATAGTTCTGGACTTGTTTGGGGTGAGGAGTACGCTGAAGTTCTCCGCGACGTAGCCATTGGCCGAGACCAGAACCTGGTGCTCGCCCGGTGAAAGTGTCACGCTCGTGTTCTTGACCTGCTCGCCGTCGATGGCCACGGAGGCATTTTCGGGGGTGACGTTGAGGACGAGAGTCGCGGGGAGGGGCTTAAGTGTGAGGTTAATCTCTTCCCTCCCCGGGACGCTGAAGCTCCCGACGGCACCGCTGTCGTTGAGAAATGCCGTTACAGTGTAGCTCCCGGGGGGCAGGTAGAAGGTGCCCGGGGAAGTGCCCCTGACGAGGACGGTGCCGCTGATGACGAGCGATGCTCCCTCCGGGTCAGTCCTGACCTCCACGCGGTGAAGTTCCGCTTTCTTCTCCTCCACGCGAACCAGTTCGAGGGCGCGCTTGAGACTGTAGCTTATTTTGTACCTCTTCTCAGGCTTGAGCCGTATAACCGCCGTCAGGAGTGTGTGGTTGGTCCCGACGCTCAGGTTGTAGGTGTCGACCTTCCGAAGGTGGTCTATTCTAAGGGTACCCCCGTAGTAATCCACGGCGGTGACGTTGTAAATATCATGGGGAATCACGGGCAGTATTAGGGTGAAGGGGGTCACCATCGAGGCGGAGCTGACGTTGTAGAGATAGCCCTCCACGTAGGGCACATCAGAAGTTACTTTAACGGATGAGAGTGGGGGTATGAAGCTTGTGTTTTTGAGCGATATTCCGGAGGTTCCAAAGGGACCCACAATCGTGTAGAAGATGTACTCCAGCTTTCCGCTTATGTCCTGGGTACTGTCCCGCAGGTAACAGGGCATTATAGTGCCGTTGATGGTGAGCTTTGCAATGGTGTCCCCAGCGTCCTCCAGGGTCATCGGCAGGGGTTTGTCCGTGTAATAAAAGGGACTCCATACCCCTCCGCACCCGCGTATTCGGGGGTGGAGGCTTGGTGGGGAGTTGTACTTTGGGTAATTCTTCCACCGGTCGTACGTCACTTTAACGCCGAGGATCGTGAGGTTTCCCTCCACCAACTCATCAGGCTCAACTGTACTGAATTCCACCCTCACGAGTTTTGAAGCGTTGACGAAGACTTTGGCCTCAAGCTCAACCTGACCCTCCGCGGTCACAGTGTAGTTCCCTACCGGAAGGACGAGAGTTATTGGGGTGTTAAAAACTCCAACGCCGCGAACTTCAACCGTGAGGTTGTCCCCTTCTATCGTGAGGGCACCGTAAGCGGAGCTGGCCAGTGCTCCCTGTGTTGTGGGATTGAAGATGACAGCCAACAGCAACCCCATTAGGAGGAGCCTCTTCACTTTCTCCACCTCCAGATGAGTGATGCGGTGAGAACAATCAACCCAGCGAGCAGGTAGTACCTGAGACCTGTATCCGGAGCTCTTCCGGTACCCTCCTCTGGGAATTGAATGTTCGTTTCATAAAGAACGAACTCGTAAGGCCAGTACTCTCTGGAGAAGTCGATTTTATCGTTCATCTCCGCGGAGTAATGGTTAAAGATGTGCCCTTTCACCACGCCGAGGGTGTAGAGTTCGGGATATGGCAAGTCCCCAATTGAGACCGCCACGCCGGTGTCGATGTCATAGAGAGAGTCCATGCCAATGGACGAGCTCAGATAACCCTTTTTCTGGTAGAGTATTGGTTGCCTGTTTGATTTGACTCCTATCAACGGCGGGTGGAAGGTTTTAACGAAGGTGTGCACGAGCTTGCCCTGGGTGAAGGTTACGTTGCTCACCTCAAGGTCACCAACCAGCGTGAAACCGTGCCTCCTCAGTATTGATGCCTTGTAAAGCAAATCCCCCCTCTCCGGAAGGTTGTAGGGAAGGATGAAGAACGAAGGTCGACCTATTTTAGTGCCGTTCAAGTAATAGTATCCATCCGTCAAATTCAGGAAAAGCTCGCCCTTCAGGGTTAATGAATCAAGGGCACAGCGCAGGTCCGGCGTGAGGTTGTTCATTCTCAGGGTTATTAAAACAATCGCGGAAGAATTCGTCACGTTCGTGAGGTTAAACGTCACAAAAATCGAACCGAAAACGGACAAACCATAGAGAGGATAGTCACTACCTGAGTTCTCTATCCGGGCTTTGAGTTTTTGGCAGGATTGGGGACCATTTTTGAGCACGCCGATGAAAGCATTCAGGTTTTCATCAGGGAGCTTGTGAGGGGTGTAGAAGAGCATGTTGGGATAGCCTTCGTACTTCTCCTCCCCTGGCAGCACCGCGTACGTCACGTACGTCCCGTTTTTGAACCAGGATGGTGGAGTGAAGGCACTAACTTGGGGGGATAAGAGGAGGAAAATGAAGAGAAGCGAAAGAGCTCTGGCCTTCAAAGGTTCACCTCCTTGGCGTGGACGCCGGCCCAGACAAACTTAGAAGTGCCCCAGCTCTTCTCATCCACATCGTGGTCCCATACTTCTTTGCAGGACGATGTTGCTGTAGCCGCGGGAATCGGCGGTCTCCACGCTGACACCAGCCCGAAGAGGAGTCCCCCGAGCAGGAGAACTCCGAGCAATTTCCTCAACCTCATAGGTACCACCCCTGCCAAGCGGGCAGTTCTAACTCAGTTTTAACTATGAACAAAAGTATATAGATTTTTTCAGTAAACAAAACAATTTACGTTAACATAAATGGTTAAGAATATATAAGAATACCGTTGTCCTGTGGATACCAGCTTTTAATTGTCATAGTGTAACAGGGGGTGTTCCTGTGGGGCCCATATGGGGTCAAAAATTGGTTCTAACGTAATGCTTTAATGGAATAATGTTACTTTGAGTACGCATACCTGAGGCCATCGCGGTCTCCGGGGCACCTCTGATTTGGAAGCACGTCCAGGTTTCCGTTCTGTGTTACTCTGTTTTGTAGTTATTAATTGGAATATTCTAAATTGGCACTTAGATATCTCCTGAAAATAGAAATTCTTAAATATGCAATTTTTTCTTCAGATGTATGTGGTGATCGAAATGACCAGGGTTGTTTTCACGTTGGATGAGACCCTGACGAGCACGTACCACGACGTCCCCCTGCTGGACTTCCTCGGCTGTGCGCCCTACGACAAACTCCCCAGGTGGGTCTTCCGGGTAATGGACACCCAGCTCCCGGACGAAGACGGCATCTTAATCCAAGCGCCCTACGGCCTCCGGAAGGTCGAGGCGGCGCTCCTCAGGAATGGCTTCGGGAGGGACGAGGTAGTCGTGGCGCACCCAAGGAAGGTAGAGAGGTTCATAGGTGAGGACACGACGATAGTTTCCCTCTACGAGATGGACCCCCTCGGCCTCGGTCCTGTAAGCATGATGTTCACCAACGGCGGCCAGTGGAGGAACTACACCCGCGTTAAGTTCAGGGAACTCGTCGAGAGGATAAACGCGGTAAGGGAAAAGAAGAACCTGGACTTCAAGCTCGTTGTCGGCGGCCCTGGAGCGTGGCAGCTCGACCTCAGGAAGGACGAGAGGGAAATGCTGAGGATAGACCACGTCGTCATGGGGGAGGCCGACCACGTTGCTGGAAGGCTCTTCAGGGAGATAGAGGCCGGAAGCGCCGACGAGACGATAGTAATCAGGGGCTGGCCGAGGGTGGAGGAGATACCCACCATCGTGGCCCCCTCCTACAAGGGGCTCGTGGAGATCATGCGGGGCTGTGGGCGGGGCTGCCGCTTCTGCGAGCCCAACCTGAGGGTTGCGCGCTTCATACCCCTCGAGAAAATCGAGATGGAGATATGGCTCAACGTTAGGGCCGGGATAGACCACGCCTGGCTGCACAGCGAGGACATCTTCCTGTACATGGTCGAGGACAGGAGGAACTTCTACCCCAACGTAGATGCCGTGGTTGAGCTCTTTGAGACCGCAAGGAAGTACACAAGAAACGTGAACCCTACCCACGGAACCGTTGCGGCAGCGCTAGCTGCGCCGGATATGATAGAGGCCATCTCGGGCATCGTTGACGCCGGCCCGAACCACTGGGTCGGCATACAGGTCGGCTTCGAAACCGCCGCCCCGGAGCTCATCGGCAGGTACATGAACAACAAGATGAAGCCGTTCTCCCCCGAGGAATGGCCCTGGGTTCTGCTCAACGGAACCTACGTCTTCAACAGGAACTACTGGTTCCCTGCATACACGACGATACTCGGTCTGCCCGGCGACACGGACGAGTACGAGATAGAAACGGCCCGGCTGATTGTCACGATGGAGAGGGAACTCGAGGAGAAGCTCGGCGAAAGGGCACACTTCACAGTGACTCCCCTTGCATTCGTGCCCATGGGCCTTCTGAGGGGTGAGGAGTTCTACCGCATTGAGGACATGATAACCTACGGGCAGTTCCTCCACCTCTATTATGCCTGGAAGCACCTGGCGAAGGAGGTCATCAGGGGCCTACCCCAAGTCCTGAAGGGAAATCCGTTCCTCATACCCTTCTACCCGCTGGCCCGCCTCGGGGTGAGGGTCGTGCTGAGGCAGATAGAGAAGTGGGGGAGGAAGAAGGGCTACGAGGTCAGGCCGCTTGAACCCCTCGATTTGCACATCGATGTCGAGGAGCACAGGTGGTACAGCCGGCCGAGTCTGGTGGAGGCTTACTGAGCCCTTATCTCCTCGTACCTTTTCTTCATCAGGAGTGCATCGCCCTCGATGTTGGGACTCTCGCTTATAACGACGCCCTTAACGCGGAACTCCTTGAGAACCCTGAGCAGGTCCTCCCAGTTCATGTCGCTCTCCTGCAGGTTCAGGTGGTTTCTTTCGCCCTTTGCCGTGTAGTTTATACCGCTTATGTGGATGTGCATGTTGTCGAGCGCCTCCCTGCCGAGCCGGTCCTCCATGAAGCTCAGCATCTCGCGCCACTCTTCAAGGGAGTTGCATTTTCCTTTGTTCCTCGCATGAGCGTGGGCGAAGTCTATTGTCGGCAGAACCGTCTCAAGCTCCTCGCTGAGCTTTACAAGCTCCTTCAGGTCCCCGAACTGGGTTGGCTTTCCGGTCAGCTCGGGCCTTATCCAGACCCTGACGCCCCTGTCCATCAGCTCGCGCTCTATCGCCCTCAGCCCGTCCCTTATCCTGTCGTAGACCTTCGCCGGGTCCTGCTTGAGGTAGTAGCCCGCGTGGAAAACAATGCTCCATCCGCCGGCGTCGTGAAGCCGTTCGGCGCTTTGAATTATTCTCTTTTTGCTGGCCTCGACCTTGGCTTTCTCCGCTGCATTGAGGTTGATGTAGTATGGGGCATGGGCCGTCAGCAGGATATCGTGCTTTCTGGCGACGTATTTTATCTTCTTGGCCAGCTCGGGCTTGATGTTGACCCCCCGGACGAACTCCAGCTCCATCGCATCGAGGCCGAGGTTTCTCACGTGGACTATCCCATCTACAGTTGAGCGCTTTGGGGTTGAGATTGGTATTCCGGCCGTTCCGAAGCGCAGCCTGTCAACTTTAAACATGCTCACCACCTAAAAGAATTAGGGGAGCCTAATTCATAAACCTATCGCTCTATCGATTCGCCCAGGGCTGCTTCGAGCCTGGAAATTGCCCCGTCCAGCTCCCTCTCGAGGTGCTCCAGCTTGCTCCTGAGCTTTTTGAGCTCCGCCTCTCTTTCCTCAATGAGTCTTTGGAGCTCCCACAGCTCCTTTTCCATGCCCCTGGCACCTGTTAGAACTTCGTCGCGCCTCCCTTCCAGCTCCATCAGCCTTCCCCGTTCCTCCTCTATCCTCCGCGCCCTCTCCTCGAGGTTATCGATGAGCCACTCCGCGGTCTTTCGGTACTTCCCCTCCAGGCCGGGGTGTATCCTCTTCACGAGGGATATGAACTCCTCTGGCTTTCTGAGTGCGACGGAGCTGTCCCTGACGAATTCCTGGGCGATGGCCTCGTGCAGGCGCAGCCTCTTAACGGGCTTTTGGAGCTTCGAGGCCTTCGAGCGTACTTCCGTTTCTTCGCTCCGTATCCTGGCCGAGAGGCTCTTTATCTCCGTCTCCAGCTCTTCCAGGCCGTGCAGGCGGCGCGATTCCTCAATCTCCGCCCGCTTCTTCTTAGCCTTCTCCTGGAGCGCGCGGATCTCGTCCGTGAGTTCTTCAATGCTTCTCCGGAGGGTTTTCTCCTCCGATAGAATCTCCCGTATTCTGAGGTCCTCCAGCCCCTTCTCCACCAGCTCGTTGTAGTACTTCACGTAGTCCTCGTTCAGCTCCTTCAACAGGCGATTTATTGCGTAAACGTCCTTCTCGAAGAGGATTATTAGGTACCTCCCGTGCCCGACGTGGAGCTTCGCGAGGTCCGGGAGGCGCTTTCCCAGGTCGTCCATGTCGCCGATGCTCTCCAGGGCGTTCCTGAGGGAAGTGACGTAGCTCTTCCGCTCCGCGGTAACGATTTTCCTAATGTTGTCGTCAACGTTCTTCGGGATATCCTTCCGTTCAAGGGAGTCTATCCTCTTCAGGACCTCCCGAAGCTTTTTCTCCAGGCGTTTGTTGTACTTTTTTCTTATTTTCTCGGCCTCTTTTGCGGCCTTCGTTCTCCTCTTATCGTACTCATCAAGCGCTTGCTCCAGCCTCAACTCTCTCCCATCCCCTAACTTTTCCCCTCATGTAGATTCCAACAAGAACCGCCACCGCGACGTCCGCCAGTGCAAACAGGAGCTTCGTGAAGACCTCTATGTCGGAGAGCGTCAGTATGGCCATCGCGTAGCGGGTGGTGAGGTCTATCGTCACCCACAGGGCCGGCATCATGAGCAGCGTTGATGTGTAGTACCAGATGTGGTGGTCCTTCCTCAGGTAGGACTGTATCACCTTACCGGTTATCATGACAGCTACCCCTATTATCAGGGAGGGGTTGAGTGCGTTGATGTAGATCAGCATCGCGAGGAGCGGCGTTCCTGGATAACTGCCTATCAGCTCCAGGGAGTACTCCTCGAGCCGGAAATATGCGTTTATCGCACCTCCAATGATGATCAGCGCTCCGGCTATGACCGAGATGACGAAGACGAACTGCTTGGCTATGGTCTCACGGACGTTGAATCTGAAGCCCTTGGTGAAGAAGTAGCCGCCGATGAAGAGCAGTATCGTGCCGGTTATCGTGGCGGAGATTATCTTAACGCTCTCCGGATACCAGACGCCGATGAGGCGTGCTATCCCGTACAGCAGGAGTATCATTCCGGGAATGCCGAGGACTACCTTCGCCACCTCGGGGTCGCTCAGTATCTCCTTAAGGTAGCGGTAGATGATGTAGTATGTCGTCTCTATGCCCTCGCTCTGTTTGACCACGACGCGGTGGGAGCTTATTATGGGAACCTTTGAGGTTATTATCGGGAATATCTGCTCGTCCTCTGCCCCGTCGGTTACCGTTATGACTCCGTCGGCAGGGAACCTCTCGAGAACAAGCTCCAGCTGTCTGGCCAGCTCCAGGTCGCTCTTGACGCCCACCTTGGGGTGGCCGGTTATGAGGGCCACCTGAACGTCTTCGAACTCGTCGCTTTCGCGCAGCCCGTCGTAGAGCTTGACCGCTGCGTAGACCACGTTGGCGTCGCTGTCCTCGGGGTCCGCAAGGCTCAGCTTGAGAGCCGCATCTATGCAGGCGTCTCGCCCGATGACCGGCCCCTCAACACCGGCCTTCTGCCCGAAATCGTCGTCGCGGTCTATAGCGAGAATCAGTGCTTTAATATCAACCACCCCTCACCTTCTCCATCACGGATTTAACCTTGTCCTCCATGTGCCTCTCCCTGTCGCGCCGGTCGTCAATCCTGACGGTGGTTGAAACCCTTTCCGCCCCGAGCTTGAAGGTCAGCTCGTGGGCCTCCTCGATTATCTCGAATGCTTCCCTTACCGTTGGAACCTCTATGATCGTGGCCATCGGCGTCAGTTGATACTTAACCCCCTTCCTCTCTAAAAGCTTTACCACTTCCGCTACGTACCTGCTCAGGCTCTTCTCTCCGAGGGGGACGATAACGAACTCGACGATGACCATCTTCGACACCCGACTTAACTTTTTTCGGCAATCTTTTAAGGGTTGCGGGAAAGCTAAATAACCCCAAGTGCAACTCCTTTAGGGGTGAGACCGTGTACATGATCAGGGATGAGTGGGGGGAGTTCCTCGTCAGGCTCGCGAGAAAAGCCGTTGAGGAGTACGTCAGGAACGGCAGGACGATAAGGCCACCTGAGGACACACCACCTGAACTCTGGGAGAAGATGGGAGTCTTTGTGACGCTGAACAAACGCCATGCCCCGCCTCAGATGGCCCTGAGGGGCTGTATAGGCTTTCCCCTGCCGATTTACCCGCTGGTGGAGGCCACTATAAAGGCGGCAATCTACGCGGCCGTGGACGACCCGCGCTTCCCGCCGGTCAGGGAAAGCGAGCTGAACGATCTTGTAGTTGAGGTCAGCGTTCTGACACCGCCAGAACCCATAGAGGGGCCGCCCGAGGAAAGGCCGGGGAGGATAAAGGTCGGCCGCGATGGACTGATAATCGAGAAGGGCATCTACTCGGGTTTGCTGCTCCCGCAGGTGCCGATAGAGTGGGGCTGGGACGAGGAGGAGTTCTTAGCCCAGACCTGCTGGAAGGCCGGATTACCTCCAGACTGTTGGCTCGATGAGGATACGAAGGTCTACCGCTTTACCGCAGAGATATTTGAGGAAGAACGCCCCGGCGGCTCGGTGAGGAGGAAGCCGCTGGTTTAACTTTCTTACCTTGAATCCCAGTAGTCCTTCGGAAGGAGAACCAGCCCGGGAATTGGCCTGAAGTCATCGTCAAATGTAGCAAGACGTTTAACTCCGTTTTGGAGCATCGTTGCCACTATTCTCGCGTCGTGGGGGAGGAGGGAGTACTTCTTCATGGTGGCAATCGTTATGTAGACGTCCGCGTCCGTGAGGATTGCAACGTCCGCCTCTTCAATCAGCCCCATGACGAGTTCTATGGCCTCATCGATGACCTCCTGTCCCTCG
The window above is part of the Thermococcus sp. JdF3 genome. Proteins encoded here:
- a CDS encoding ABC transporter permease gives rise to the protein MGRVKEQLKWELEDPYVALIFVFSFILLAVTFYTNLFSINANVMPMGLEMARGQAAAGTAMLFPGLSDKSSAIFAITGVLLASLTIRYDRDTRVAKSVYSLPIRNYEAILAKFITVFTVLFLSAFSAAFVAYIYAYGDSPGMIKEGMLGQRYLLTHLMYWLEASLYVSALSSLIALLSPGTFASILGGITVMYIPEILDWDFLPPRILNDGLVKAHAVFWDPGEKLSVFFNTTFYAGLLLPLVVLSLTLVLSEWRDVS
- a CDS encoding PEGA domain-containing protein; translation: MKRLLLMGLLLAVIFNPTTQGALASSAYGALTIEGDNLTVEVRGVGVFNTPITLVLPVGNYTVTAEGQVELEAKVFVNASKLVRVEFSTVEPDELVEGNLTILGVKVTYDRWKNYPKYNSPPSLHPRIRGCGGVWSPFYYTDKPLPMTLEDAGDTIAKLTINGTIMPCYLRDSTQDISGKLEYIFYTIVGPFGTSGISLKNTSFIPPLSSVKVTSDVPYVEGYLYNVSSASMVTPFTLILPVIPHDIYNVTAVDYYGGTLRIDHLRKVDTYNLSVGTNHTLLTAVIRLKPEKRYKISYSLKRALELVRVEEKKAELHRVEVRTDPEGASLVISGTVLVRGTSPGTFYLPPGSYTVTAFLNDSGAVGSFSVPGREEINLTLKPLPATLVLNVTPENASVAIDGEQVKNTSVTLSPGEHQVLVSANGYVAENFSVLLTPNKSRTIKVALKRLPVLVVDTEPAGARVSVTNQTCASPCRLTLTPGHYVVTASLEGYENASAGVYLKAGANASVTLTLEKIKQEQTTSSVPAITPTSSTSSDQSSSSASPLDTDKGVELKLLVLALVVGITPILLRRR
- a CDS encoding radical SAM protein, yielding MTRVVFTLDETLTSTYHDVPLLDFLGCAPYDKLPRWVFRVMDTQLPDEDGILIQAPYGLRKVEAALLRNGFGRDEVVVAHPRKVERFIGEDTTIVSLYEMDPLGLGPVSMMFTNGGQWRNYTRVKFRELVERINAVREKKNLDFKLVVGGPGAWQLDLRKDEREMLRIDHVVMGEADHVAGRLFREIEAGSADETIVIRGWPRVEEIPTIVAPSYKGLVEIMRGCGRGCRFCEPNLRVARFIPLEKIEMEIWLNVRAGIDHAWLHSEDIFLYMVEDRRNFYPNVDAVVELFETARKYTRNVNPTHGTVAAALAAPDMIEAISGIVDAGPNHWVGIQVGFETAAPELIGRYMNNKMKPFSPEEWPWVLLNGTYVFNRNYWFPAYTTILGLPGDTDEYEIETARLIVTMERELEEKLGERAHFTVTPLAFVPMGLLRGEEFYRIEDMITYGQFLHLYYAWKHLAKEVIRGLPQVLKGNPFLIPFYPLARLGVRVVLRQIEKWGRKKGYEVRPLEPLDLHIDVEEHRWYSRPSLVEAY
- a CDS encoding deoxyribonuclease IV, producing the protein MFKVDRLRFGTAGIPISTPKRSTVDGIVHVRNLGLDAMELEFVRGVNIKPELAKKIKYVARKHDILLTAHAPYYINLNAAEKAKVEASKKRIIQSAERLHDAGGWSIVFHAGYYLKQDPAKVYDRIRDGLRAIERELMDRGVRVWIRPELTGKPTQFGDLKELVKLSEELETVLPTIDFAHAHARNKGKCNSLEEWREMLSFMEDRLGREALDNMHIHISGINYTAKGERNHLNLQESDMNWEDLLRVLKEFRVKGVVISESPNIEGDALLMKKRYEEIRAQ
- a CDS encoding DUF373 family protein; the protein is MVDIKALILAIDRDDDFGQKAGVEGPVIGRDACIDAALKLSLADPEDSDANVVYAAVKLYDGLRESDEFEDVQVALITGHPKVGVKSDLELARQLELVLERFPADGVITVTDGAEDEQIFPIITSKVPIISSHRVVVKQSEGIETTYYIIYRYLKEILSDPEVAKVVLGIPGMILLLYGIARLIGVWYPESVKIISATITGTILLFIGGYFFTKGFRFNVRETIAKQFVFVISVIAGALIIIGGAINAYFRLEEYSLELIGSYPGTPLLAMLIYINALNPSLIIGVAVMITGKVIQSYLRKDHHIWYYTSTLLMMPALWVTIDLTTRYAMAILTLSDIEVFTKLLFALADVAVAVLVGIYMRGKVRGWERVEAGASA
- a CDS encoding MTH1187 family thiamine-binding protein; its protein translation is MVIVEFVIVPLGEKSLSRYVAEVVKLLERKGVKYQLTPMATIIEVPTVREAFEIIEEAHELTFKLGAERVSTTVRIDDRRDRERHMEDKVKSVMEKVRGG
- a CDS encoding TIGR00296 family protein, whose amino-acid sequence is MYMIRDEWGEFLVRLARKAVEEYVRNGRTIRPPEDTPPELWEKMGVFVTLNKRHAPPQMALRGCIGFPLPIYPLVEATIKAAIYAAVDDPRFPPVRESELNDLVVEVSVLTPPEPIEGPPEERPGRIKVGRDGLIIEKGIYSGLLLPQVPIEWGWDEEEFLAQTCWKAGLPPDCWLDEDTKVYRFTAEIFEEERPGGSVRRKPLV
- a CDS encoding PIN domain-containing protein: MRGESPGGYPLLTSETVVDESVYVIIRKLFSLKGVKNRFEVKKRLHTPEGQEVIDEAIELVMGLIEEADVAILTDADVYITIATMKKYSLLPHDARIVATMLQNGVKRLATFDDDFRPIPGLVLLPKDYWDSR